The uncultured Desulfatiglans sp. DNA window CCAGCAACGTTCTGATAACTGCATCGCCTAAAGACTACGTCAAGTTGGTCGCCCAAAGGCTCGGGTGGCCCTACATGGCATCTGAAATAAAAGGGAAACGCTTTATCCATTGTCATGGGAAGAAGAAATTAGAATTATTGCTCAAATATTATCCTGAGGACAAATTCATATACAACTTTGCCATATCAGATTCACTCTCTGACCTGCCCTTGCTGCAAACCTTCAGAAAATATCGTTTATTAATCTGATCTCTGTCCTTCAATTGTGATTAGAGAGGAAGGATCGTGCGTGCATCCCCCCTGCATCAGCGGCATTGAAATCATGGCCCGCCAGGACCAACACATAACACATTGATATCAAACTCATCAAATGGGCGAATAGCGCCCTCCCCTCCTCCTAATCGCCTCTATCCCATGCCCGGGAAGATTTTGACCTGGTGGTGAAAAGATCGGTTCTGGAGCGCGGGGTCGGAGGTGTGATGTCATAGGTCTGATGTCGGAGGGCGGGGATGGTTGGATGATTAGATGACTGCGTGCGGCGTTGGATGGATGAATCCTTCGGGATCGGATGAGTGGATGCCACCTCC harbors:
- a CDS encoding hypothetical protein (Evidence 5 : Unknown function), giving the protein MASTHPIPKDSSIQRRTQSSNHPTIPALRHQTYDITPPTPRSRTDLFTTRSKSSRAWDRGD